In Chryseobacterium gleum, a single genomic region encodes these proteins:
- a CDS encoding DUF2911 domain-containing protein translates to MKKLIIAVCISVSAFSFAQDYSVPAASPRQKVEQQFSMSKITIDYGRPGVKGRKIFGELVPYGQVWRAGANSSTKITFGQAVNFGGKTVPAGTYGLFIVPTEKEWKVILNKDFQQWGAYTYDPKQDVVDVTVPVNKLADKQEWFEITLNPTDENSGNLVIKWDMAQAEVPLKPSKLDTVIKISDKLKEIKKIESDSAKKS, encoded by the coding sequence GTGAAAAAGTTAATAATAGCAGTTTGCATTTCAGTTTCAGCATTCAGTTTTGCTCAGGATTATTCTGTACCGGCAGCAAGTCCGCGCCAGAAGGTTGAGCAGCAGTTTTCAATGTCTAAAATTACCATTGATTATGGAAGACCAGGAGTGAAGGGACGTAAGATTTTTGGAGAACTGGTTCCTTATGGCCAGGTTTGGAGAGCAGGAGCGAACTCGTCTACGAAAATTACTTTCGGACAGGCCGTTAACTTCGGAGGGAAAACAGTACCTGCAGGAACTTACGGCTTATTCATTGTTCCTACAGAAAAAGAATGGAAAGTGATCCTGAATAAAGACTTCCAGCAGTGGGGTGCCTATACTTACGATCCTAAACAGGATGTAGTAGATGTTACGGTACCGGTTAATAAACTGGCAGATAAGCAGGAATGGTTTGAAATTACCCTGAATCCAACAGATGAAAACTCAGGAAATCTGGTGATCAAGTGGGATATGGCTCAGGCAGAAGTTCCTTTGAAGCCTTCAAAATTAGACACAGTAATTAAGATTTCCGACAAGCTGAAAGAAATCAAAAAGATAGAATCAGATTCTGCTAAAAAAAGTTAA
- a CDS encoding GNAT family N-acetyltransferase, which produces MNFSVQPVLENEEFQLIPLQQGDFESLYKVASEPEVWEQHPNKDRYKKEVFENFFRGAMESKGAFKIIEKATGDVLGSSRYYDFDEKDNHIFIGYTFYGTKSWGKGINPQVKKLMLDYIFQFVDKVHFHVGKENFRSQKAMEKLGGKKIAEEEVAYFAEPTRTNFVYEIKKEDWI; this is translated from the coding sequence ATGAATTTTTCTGTTCAGCCCGTTTTAGAGAATGAAGAATTTCAATTAATCCCCTTACAGCAAGGGGATTTTGAATCTTTATATAAAGTAGCTTCCGAACCTGAAGTTTGGGAACAGCATCCGAATAAGGACCGTTACAAAAAAGAGGTTTTTGAAAACTTTTTCAGAGGAGCTATGGAGAGTAAAGGAGCTTTCAAAATTATTGAAAAAGCGACCGGAGATGTATTGGGAAGCAGCCGTTATTATGATTTTGATGAAAAAGACAATCATATTTTCATAGGCTATACTTTCTATGGGACAAAGTCATGGGGAAAAGGCATTAATCCGCAGGTTAAGAAACTGATGCTGGATTATATCTTTCAGTTTGTAGATAAAGTTCATTTCCATGTCGGAAAAGAGAATTTCCGTTCTCAAAAGGCTATGGAAAAACTTGGAGGGAAGAAAATTGCTGAGGAAGAAGTGGCTTATTTTGCAGAACCCACAAGGACTAATTTTGTTTATGAAATCAAAAAAGAAGACTGGATATGA
- a CDS encoding cupin domain-containing protein: protein MKKYKIQQSPFIVPTTDGKLIEEHWGNSTGNSNVSIAHMVAPPDWSEPHQTPEFDEFTYIISGKKQFEIDGEIVTLEKGQSILIEKGARIRYSNPFSEPCEYLAICLPAFSMELVHREEEGVD, encoded by the coding sequence ATGAAAAAATATAAAATTCAGCAATCTCCATTTATCGTTCCCACAACAGATGGAAAGCTTATCGAAGAACACTGGGGAAATTCTACGGGAAATTCCAATGTTTCCATTGCTCATATGGTAGCACCTCCTGACTGGAGTGAGCCGCATCAGACTCCCGAGTTTGATGAATTTACCTATATCATTTCCGGGAAAAAGCAGTTTGAAATCGATGGTGAGATTGTTACACTGGAAAAAGGTCAGAGTATCCTTATTGAAAAAGGAGCAAGAATCCGTTACAGTAACCCGTTTTCAGAACCTTGTGAGTATCTTGCGATCTGTCTTCCTGCATTTTCTATGGAACTGGTGCACAGGGAAGAGGAAGGAGTGGATTAG